The proteins below are encoded in one region of Sulfolobus islandicus Y.N.15.51:
- a CDS encoding MFS transporter gives MDYNKTNFSTLEFKSVLTAGMGVFTDGYELYAISLVFYYIQKEFLLNGLEEGIVIASAYYGAAVSAILLGFLSDKLGRKFIYGLDVALMSLGILFQSISTNFTELAMSRIILGFGIGADYVLSPIITAENSNPKNRGKRMIITFAVLWGMGAVAAAFIEQILLLINIGNDLIWRIVLFMGILPAVSVFYLRRKLPETYKFLTRIKPKREELKKLENEIKSKITISLDEVPFSKRFISAIGITIISSILWLLYDIYSSTFAIYGPITIAGNLGLNPIEFTYLAQFLAGLPGQIISIYLVDKIGRKPLIVIGYAGVAFWLFMYTMLLMNPYYFGLSIHISNPLKAAESLTGEAALLGLLFYLMNYLSSAIGPASIIGSAMLTSELVPTKVRGTSQAISVAADRLAAAFSITAFPLLLAKFGLPALLAVYSTIALVSCIITLLLIPETKGVELS, from the coding sequence ATGGACTATAATAAAACGAATTTTTCCACATTAGAATTCAAGAGCGTCTTGACAGCGGGTATGGGAGTATTTACTGATGGGTATGAACTTTACGCGATCTCTTTAGTTTTCTATTATATACAAAAGGAATTTTTATTAAATGGGCTTGAGGAAGGAATAGTTATAGCTAGTGCGTATTATGGTGCAGCAGTTTCTGCAATTCTATTAGGCTTTTTATCAGATAAACTAGGAAGAAAGTTCATCTATGGTCTCGATGTAGCTTTAATGAGTCTAGGAATACTATTTCAGTCGATATCAACGAATTTTACAGAGTTAGCTATGTCTAGAATAATCTTAGGTTTTGGAATTGGAGCAGATTATGTTCTTTCTCCTATAATTACTGCAGAGAATTCAAATCCCAAAAATAGAGGAAAACGAATGATAATAACATTTGCAGTACTTTGGGGAATGGGTGCAGTTGCCGCAGCATTTATCGAACAAATCTTGCTGTTAATTAACATAGGGAATGATCTCATATGGAGAATAGTATTGTTTATGGGAATCCTCCCAGCAGTTTCTGTATTTTACCTAAGGAGAAAACTCCCTGAAACATATAAATTCTTGACTAGAATTAAACCAAAGCGAGAAGAATTAAAAAAGTTGGAAAACGAAATAAAAAGTAAAATTACAATTTCTTTAGATGAAGTTCCATTCTCAAAAAGATTCATATCAGCTATAGGAATTACAATTATATCTTCTATACTCTGGCTTCTTTACGATATATATTCCTCTACGTTTGCGATCTACGGGCCAATAACCATAGCGGGAAACTTAGGCCTAAATCCCATAGAATTCACATATTTGGCACAGTTTCTTGCAGGTTTACCGGGTCAGATAATAAGCATTTATCTAGTGGACAAAATAGGAAGAAAACCATTAATTGTGATAGGTTATGCTGGTGTTGCGTTTTGGCTTTTCATGTATACAATGCTTCTCATGAATCCGTATTACTTTGGACTTAGCATACATATAAGTAATCCGTTAAAAGCAGCAGAAAGTTTAACCGGAGAGGCGGCATTGTTGGGTCTATTATTTTATCTTATGAACTATTTATCATCAGCAATTGGACCCGCATCTATAATAGGGTCAGCAATGCTAACTTCAGAGTTAGTTCCAACCAAAGTTAGGGGGACCAGCCAAGCTATTAGTGTGGCAGCAGATAGACTAGCCGCAGCTTTTAGTATTACAGCATTTCCTCTGCTATTAGCCAAATTTGGACTCCCTGCATTACTAGCAGTATACTCAACAATTGCACTAGTATCGTGTATTATAACTCTACTTTTAATACCAGAAACCAAAGGAGTAGAGTTAAGTTGA
- a CDS encoding transcription factor S: protein MKFCPKCNSMMVPKKSNGKNIYRCTKCGYEEEVPETTIVVTSKVKHSIKEKTLILEEEEMPSGAQKIKGVLCPSCKNDEAYFWILQTRRADEPPTRFYKCTKCGKVWREYE from the coding sequence ATGAAGTTCTGTCCCAAATGTAACTCTATGATGGTCCCAAAGAAATCCAATGGTAAGAACATATATAGATGCACGAAATGTGGTTATGAAGAGGAGGTTCCAGAGACAACAATAGTAGTGACAAGCAAAGTAAAACACAGTATTAAAGAAAAAACGTTAATATTAGAGGAGGAGGAAATGCCCAGTGGGGCTCAAAAAATAAAAGGTGTTCTATGTCCTTCATGTAAAAATGACGAAGCCTACTTCTGGATATTGCAAACTAGAAGGGCAGATGAGCCACCAACTAGATTTTATAAGTGCACAAAATGTGGTAAAGTATGGAGAGAGTACGAATAA
- a CDS encoding DNA-directed RNA polymerase subunit L, producing the protein MEIKILKSERNYLELEIEGEDHTLGNLIAGTLRKISGVSFASYYQPHPLTDKIIVKILTDGSIAPKDALLKAIETVRVMASHYIDEIKGLSK; encoded by the coding sequence GTGGAAATTAAAATACTAAAAAGTGAAAGAAATTACTTAGAATTAGAGATAGAAGGGGAAGATCATACGTTAGGTAACTTAATTGCGGGTACCTTGAGGAAAATTAGTGGTGTAAGTTTTGCTTCATATTATCAACCGCATCCCCTAACTGATAAAATAATAGTTAAAATACTAACTGATGGTTCAATAGCTCCTAAAGATGCTTTACTAAAAGCTATCGAAACTGTAAGAGTAATGGCCTCACATTATATAGACGAAATAAAGGGATTAAGTAAGTGA
- a CDS encoding exosome complex RNA-binding protein Csl4: MRVQGELTLPGEELAVIEEFIAGDGTYEQNGIVRAAVVGKIFYDMLNRKSNVLGFKKIILQHLKKAKYVIGIVNSIKEDSALVSIVGIEEKSLASSISAYLHISQISNKKLNSITDAIKIGDLIKAKLLSYTFPLALTIKMKDLGVIYARCSRCGYLLIKQDENNLKCQRCGNIEQRKIGSYMVKKGGN, from the coding sequence ATGAGAGTTCAAGGTGAATTAACCTTACCCGGAGAAGAGCTAGCAGTGATTGAAGAATTTATAGCTGGCGACGGTACGTATGAACAAAATGGTATAGTTAGAGCTGCGGTTGTAGGAAAAATCTTTTATGATATGCTAAATAGGAAAAGTAACGTACTGGGATTTAAGAAAATCATACTTCAACACTTAAAGAAGGCTAAATACGTGATCGGTATTGTAAATTCTATTAAAGAAGATTCAGCACTAGTTTCAATAGTAGGTATCGAGGAGAAAAGTCTTGCGTCATCAATTTCGGCTTACTTACATATCTCTCAAATAAGTAATAAAAAACTTAATAGTATAACAGATGCTATAAAAATCGGAGACTTAATTAAAGCTAAATTACTTTCATACACTTTTCCTTTAGCTTTAACTATTAAGATGAAAGATCTTGGAGTTATTTATGCTAGATGCTCAAGATGTGGATACTTATTGATCAAGCAAGACGAAAATAATTTAAAATGTCAGAGATGCGGAAATATTGAACAACGAAAAATAGGATCTTATATGGTGAAGAAAGGTGGAAATTAA
- the dph2 gene encoding diphthamide biosynthesis enzyme Dph2, giving the protein MSYNFEEERVVKEIREKDAKRVLLQFPEGLKYFSIDIVKKLKEKLPNVDFIISGEPSWGACDIAEDEAQQVNADLIIHFGHTPYTWYYPKFPTIFINAESNLNISESVLQSLENDISKYNGRKISLTATLQHVRLVSKIKSFLEDKGYDVVIGKPSNRFMFNGQILGCDYKAAEVEADTYVIVSGGLFHALGLGLATNKPTIKLDPYLQKSEDITNEVRKILKVRYGKILQAMDKRTWVIIQGVKVGQNRPNMIKYFYDELTKKGYDVFIVTNKVLTQDVLRNLDRSYIDVFLVTSCPRLPIDDLYNYEKPVLTPGEAKMIINNSLEPYIFPW; this is encoded by the coding sequence TTGAGCTATAATTTTGAAGAAGAACGTGTAGTGAAGGAAATACGTGAAAAGGACGCAAAACGGGTTCTTTTACAATTTCCCGAAGGATTGAAGTATTTTTCTATAGATATAGTAAAGAAGTTAAAGGAAAAGCTACCTAACGTTGATTTTATAATATCTGGTGAACCTAGTTGGGGGGCTTGTGACATAGCTGAGGATGAAGCCCAACAAGTAAATGCTGACCTAATAATTCATTTCGGTCATACCCCTTATACGTGGTACTATCCTAAGTTTCCTACGATATTTATTAATGCTGAAAGTAATTTGAATATTTCTGAAAGTGTTCTTCAATCTTTAGAAAATGATATCAGTAAATATAATGGAAGAAAAATCTCATTAACAGCAACCTTACAGCACGTAAGATTAGTGTCCAAAATTAAGTCTTTCTTAGAAGATAAGGGATACGATGTAGTCATAGGCAAGCCATCTAATAGATTTATGTTTAATGGTCAAATTTTAGGCTGTGACTACAAAGCAGCCGAAGTAGAAGCAGATACATATGTTATTGTATCAGGTGGACTATTTCATGCTTTAGGTTTAGGATTAGCTACAAATAAACCGACTATAAAACTTGATCCGTATTTACAGAAAAGTGAGGATATAACAAACGAGGTTAGGAAGATACTAAAAGTTAGATATGGTAAAATCCTACAAGCAATGGATAAACGCACTTGGGTAATTATACAAGGTGTTAAGGTTGGGCAAAATAGACCAAATATGATAAAATACTTCTATGATGAGCTAACTAAAAAAGGCTATGATGTTTTTATAGTAACAAATAAAGTGTTAACACAAGATGTACTTAGAAATCTAGATAGAAGCTATATAGATGTATTTTTAGTTACATCTTGCCCTAGATTGCCCATAGATGATCTATATAACTATGAAAAGCCAGTGTTAACACCTGGAGAGGCCAAAATGATCATAAATAATAGTCTGGAACCCTATATTTTCCCATGGTGA
- a CDS encoding 50S ribosomal protein L16, whose protein sequence is MPLRPGRCYRHFSGPAYTRKEYIPGIPQPKITKFTSGNPNGDYDYEVRLITTEIGQIRHNALEAVRTITLKTLTKRTGSETSFFMWILKYPHHVLRENKMMAFAGADRLQDGMRLSFGTPIGTAARIEKLGEILIVVKVKKEHLDFAKEALKIASKKLPLRTRIEIIPLRPIRQEVQS, encoded by the coding sequence ATGCCACTACGACCTGGAAGATGTTATAGACATTTCTCCGGTCCTGCATATACCAGGAAAGAATACATCCCTGGTATTCCACAACCAAAGATAACTAAATTTACATCTGGAAATCCAAATGGAGATTATGACTATGAAGTTAGGTTAATTACTACTGAGATAGGGCAAATAAGGCATAATGCTTTGGAAGCTGTTAGGACTATTACTCTAAAGACATTAACTAAGAGAACTGGAAGTGAAACTTCGTTCTTTATGTGGATCTTAAAGTACCCCCATCATGTATTAAGAGAGAATAAAATGATGGCGTTTGCTGGAGCTGATAGATTACAGGACGGAATGAGATTGTCTTTTGGTACACCAATTGGTACTGCTGCTAGGATTGAAAAATTAGGAGAAATTTTAATTGTAGTAAAAGTTAAGAAGGAACATCTAGACTTTGCAAAAGAGGCGTTAAAGATAGCATCAAAGAAGTTACCTTTGCGTACTAGAATTGAGATCATTCCATTAAGGCCCATAAGACAGGAGGTTCAAAGTTGA
- a CDS encoding KEOPS complex subunit Pcc1, which translates to MIELRILSEHEDAELIIRSLNVDNVNLPEGMSIQTKVEGKELEIVIKMRITKPNDLMTVRNTADEILAHIKALQSSFDAIS; encoded by the coding sequence ATGATAGAATTAAGAATCTTATCGGAACATGAAGATGCAGAACTAATTATAAGAAGTTTAAACGTTGATAATGTAAATTTACCAGAAGGAATGTCAATTCAAACCAAGGTTGAAGGCAAAGAGTTAGAGATTGTAATAAAGATGAGAATTACAAAGCCAAATGACTTAATGACAGTCAGAAATACTGCGGACGAGATATTAGCGCATATAAAGGCACTTCAATCGTCATTTGATGCTATAAGTTAA
- a CDS encoding DHH family phosphoesterase, whose protein sequence is MVKRNSKEIVMELFLGEPNNQEIREVVRNIYSKDSLCLSVYYSIEPILFSFIISKNTKNSFILSFIPEECETQIRIDSNGKWIIDDKKKYFLGQNSFCSYLPITAEDVLPITSCIVTSTIVDRRPFSEWELEIIKEMEKFDITNEKNLKIPAYKTLPLFLSLMFSLDPYIPSISGNRENTINLIKEINTSEIAKLEDLNESQLNTLLFRIISTIVKENPKFTRDDIITDRFFYLDYDILELAFSLIYSFDTIGSNEILQFVLSSSYAEALISRFRQTLSKGFSINLVENKQSYYIVETVNFNSPFLVQIILLQLQKIRRDKMIVIKDNDKLYTSRFFIPSIKKEGLIKIDDRIKNLIGT, encoded by the coding sequence ATGGTCAAAAGAAATTCTAAAGAGATAGTAATGGAACTATTCTTAGGAGAGCCCAATAACCAAGAAATAAGGGAAGTAGTTAGGAATATATATTCAAAGGATAGTTTGTGTTTATCTGTATACTATTCTATAGAGCCTATATTATTTTCATTCATTATTTCCAAGAATACTAAGAATTCTTTCATTCTTTCGTTCATTCCAGAAGAATGTGAGACGCAAATCAGAATTGACTCTAACGGTAAATGGATAATAGATGATAAGAAAAAGTATTTCTTAGGACAAAACTCCTTTTGCTCATATTTGCCTATAACTGCTGAAGATGTTTTACCAATTACTAGTTGTATTGTGACATCCACAATAGTAGATAGAAGACCATTTTCTGAATGGGAACTAGAAATAATAAAAGAAATGGAAAAATTTGATATAACTAATGAAAAAAATCTGAAAATCCCAGCATATAAAACTTTACCACTCTTTTTATCTTTAATGTTTTCTCTGGATCCTTATATACCTAGTATATCTGGCAATAGAGAAAATACAATAAATCTTATAAAGGAAATAAATACTAGTGAAATAGCAAAACTAGAAGATCTAAACGAGAGTCAGTTAAATACATTACTTTTCAGAATAATTTCTACTATTGTAAAAGAAAACCCGAAATTTACTAGAGATGATATAATTACGGATAGATTTTTTTATCTTGACTATGATATATTAGAGTTAGCGTTTTCGTTAATTTATTCGTTTGATACTATCGGTAGTAATGAGATCTTGCAGTTTGTTTTATCGTCATCTTATGCTGAGGCATTAATCAGCAGATTTAGACAAACTCTCTCCAAGGGATTCTCAATTAATTTAGTTGAAAATAAGCAATCGTATTATATTGTTGAAACAGTCAATTTTAATTCTCCTTTTTTGGTGCAAATAATATTGTTACAATTACAAAAGATAAGGAGAGATAAAATGATAGTAATAAAAGATAATGATAAGCTTTACACTAGTAGATTTTTTATCCCATCAATAAAGAAAGAAGGGTTGATTAAAATTGATGATAGAATTAAGAATCTTATCGGAACATGA
- a CDS encoding lysylphosphatidylglycerol synthase domain-containing protein yields the protein MDKKYIAAIVLPFVVIIIYAYIFKINVVYVLKEDPKFFLIFLLAYVAQNSISSFKDSSLIKRRVDIALRARLLGNFVGLLLPGWAGQELVRSLVYNKHEVNLRQAFSYSILIGSIDVLAICLGYILLLPFFFNPLEFIFILVVLFNIAGWIAALSYFYLQHNKVNKIEQFIFKIVKMERIVTDYMEFKYYLKQGTTKDFVIYIIIDILGFACYGGYFYYITHNIFISIFISFLYQVSILIPIPSAAVVGELALSIFLNPSYVFATRLNYIISNLLGSIFFKDMSFEELKKWSKEILKR from the coding sequence ATGGATAAGAAATACATTGCGGCGATTGTTCTTCCATTTGTGGTTATTATAATCTATGCATACATATTTAAAATCAATGTAGTATATGTATTAAAGGAGGATCCCAAATTCTTTCTAATTTTTCTTTTAGCGTATGTTGCTCAGAATTCCATCTCATCATTTAAGGATTCATCGCTAATTAAGCGTAGAGTAGACATAGCATTAAGAGCTAGATTACTGGGTAATTTTGTAGGTCTGTTATTACCTGGATGGGCTGGGCAGGAACTAGTTAGAAGCTTAGTTTATAATAAACATGAAGTAAATTTAAGGCAAGCATTTAGTTACTCTATCCTTATAGGATCCATAGATGTACTTGCAATATGTTTGGGTTATATTTTACTATTGCCATTCTTTTTTAACCCATTAGAATTTATATTCATTTTAGTCGTATTATTTAACATAGCTGGATGGATAGCTGCACTATCATATTTTTACTTGCAGCATAATAAAGTAAACAAAATAGAACAATTCATCTTTAAGATAGTTAAAATGGAACGAATTGTGACAGATTATATGGAATTTAAGTATTACCTTAAGCAGGGAACCACAAAGGATTTTGTAATTTATATCATAATTGATATACTTGGTTTCGCTTGCTATGGTGGCTATTTTTATTATATTACACATAATATTTTTATATCAATTTTTATCTCTTTTTTATATCAAGTATCTATATTAATACCAATACCATCTGCTGCAGTAGTGGGGGAGTTAGCACTATCAATATTTTTAAATCCCTCTTATGTTTTTGCAACAAGATTAAACTATATCATATCAAACTTACTTGGATCTATTTTCTTTAAGGATATGAGCTTTGAAGAGCTTAAAAAATGGTCAAAAGAAATTCTAAAGAGATAG
- a CDS encoding HesA/MoeB/ThiF family protein gives MITFLLAFSATCLNLSNSSIDIGVPSLPPPFSIGTISIPTFSRQHLFLKIILHYNLVERYSRQLLVLGLGVQQRLNELKILIAGCGALGSAIAELLARLGVGEITVVDADVLDVTNLHRVHLFDENDVGKPKAEICAKKLSLINSSIKINYIIDILDEQNVEKLISDKDYVFDALDSLYYKLLLNDATVKLRKILIYGGINGEYGSVKLIDSNQTSCLSCFINYSDQDEIGNSCDVIGTTPLIVELTATLQVNLMLNHLRGNPDYSLFYIDSRELKIERINIEKNFQCKTCVLNEYPFLNQKITKPNCGIFRVNMKVTELDKPKVFKNIGNAILCYPNIGCFEKRGR, from the coding sequence TTGATTACATTTCTTCTTGCCTTTTCAGCTACTTGTCTTAACTTATCCAATTCTTCTATTGATATTGGAGTTCCATCACTTCCTCCACCTTTTTCCATTGGAACAATATCAATCCCCACTTTTAGTAGGCAACACTTATTTTTAAAGATTATTCTACATTATAATCTTGTGGAAAGGTATTCTAGGCAGCTCTTAGTCTTAGGATTAGGAGTTCAACAGAGGTTAAATGAACTAAAGATATTAATTGCAGGTTGTGGAGCTTTGGGTTCTGCTATTGCGGAGCTCTTAGCTAGATTAGGAGTTGGAGAGATAACTGTAGTTGATGCAGATGTATTAGACGTAACTAATTTGCATAGGGTTCATTTGTTTGACGAGAACGATGTAGGTAAGCCTAAAGCAGAGATTTGTGCTAAAAAGTTATCTCTTATAAATTCTTCAATCAAAATAAATTATATTATAGATATACTTGACGAGCAAAATGTTGAGAAGCTAATTTCTGATAAGGATTATGTATTTGATGCTTTAGATAGTTTATACTACAAGTTATTATTAAATGATGCCACAGTAAAATTGCGAAAAATCCTAATATATGGAGGGATTAATGGTGAATATGGCTCTGTTAAATTAATAGATTCTAATCAAACTTCTTGCCTATCTTGTTTTATTAATTATTCAGATCAAGATGAAATTGGAAATTCGTGCGATGTCATCGGAACTACTCCATTAATAGTAGAATTAACAGCCACGCTTCAAGTTAATTTAATGCTTAATCATTTGAGAGGTAATCCGGATTACTCGTTGTTTTACATAGATTCTAGAGAACTAAAAATTGAGAGGATAAACATCGAGAAGAACTTTCAATGCAAGACATGTGTACTAAATGAATACCCTTTTCTAAATCAGAAAATAACTAAACCTAACTGCGGAATATTTAGGGTTAATATGAAAGTAACGGAGTTAGATAAGCCTAAAGTTTTTAAAAACATCGGGAATGCAATTTTATGTTATCCTAATATTGGATGTTTCGAGAAAAGGGGAAGATAA
- a CDS encoding transketolase, whose protein sequence is MEKGGGSDGTPISIEELDKLRQVAEKARRNVIKMLFYDQTIHVGSSLSSIEILTTLIFKHIRTDSSLVNKDWLILSKGHAAPALYAVLAEKGYIKEEELWRIQDITGLLQGHPETFIPGVDMSTGSLGQGLSFGIGVATGIKMANGSGRVYVIMGDGEQDEGEIWEAMTHAVVRNLDNLIAFIEMNNFQLDGSTEEIKPKNFLPKVWEAVGWKVLNCDGHDFISITNAINEAHKASKPVVIFAKTVRGKGFPAIENTHKQRSSPDDARKYLLNA, encoded by the coding sequence ATGGAAAAAGGTGGAGGAAGTGATGGAACTCCAATATCAATAGAAGAATTGGATAAGTTAAGACAAGTAGCTGAAAAGGCAAGAAGAAATGTAATCAAAATGCTGTTTTATGATCAGACAATCCATGTAGGATCTTCTCTAAGTAGCATAGAGATACTAACTACATTAATATTCAAACATATAAGGACTGATTCAAGCTTAGTGAATAAGGACTGGTTAATTTTAAGTAAAGGTCATGCAGCACCAGCTCTTTATGCTGTTCTAGCTGAAAAAGGTTATATAAAAGAAGAGGAACTTTGGAGAATACAAGATATAACGGGATTACTACAAGGTCATCCAGAGACTTTTATTCCCGGTGTAGATATGTCGACTGGTAGTTTAGGGCAAGGATTAAGCTTTGGAATAGGTGTCGCTACTGGTATAAAAATGGCTAATGGAAGTGGAAGAGTGTATGTGATAATGGGTGATGGAGAACAAGATGAGGGAGAGATATGGGAGGCTATGACACATGCAGTAGTTAGAAATCTTGACAACTTGATTGCATTTATAGAGATGAACAATTTCCAGCTTGATGGTTCAACAGAGGAGATAAAACCAAAGAACTTCTTACCTAAGGTATGGGAAGCGGTAGGTTGGAAAGTGTTAAACTGTGATGGACATGATTTCATAAGTATTACTAATGCAATCAACGAGGCACATAAGGCAAGTAAACCTGTTGTAATATTCGCTAAAACTGTAAGAGGAAAGGGATTCCCCGCAATAGAAAATACCCATAAACAGAGGTCTAGTCCAGATGATGCAAGGAAATATCTACTCAATGCGTGA
- a CDS encoding transketolase family protein, whose translation MMQGNIYSMRETFGRLLADLGDKNKDLIVITADVGDSTRALYFREKFKDRYFNIGISEQDMVNFAAGLAAVGKKPAIVNFGMFLMRAWEQIRNSIARMNLDVKMFVTHTGYSDHGDGSSHQVLEDIALMRVLPNMKVIVPADPKDIERSLPVIIDEERGPLYYRIGREYSPPITVGQEYEFKIGKAYVIKDGSDLAIIGAGVVLWDALKAAEELEKLGISVAVINLFSIKPIDESTIEYYARKTGKIITIEEHSIYGGIGSAVAEVTARRYPVHIRFVGATTFGRSARSQRDLLDYYNINYKTIIREAIELLK comes from the coding sequence ATGATGCAAGGAAATATCTACTCAATGCGTGAAACTTTCGGAAGATTGTTAGCAGATCTAGGAGATAAGAACAAAGATCTAATTGTGATAACTGCAGATGTAGGAGACTCTACCAGAGCATTATACTTTAGAGAGAAGTTTAAGGATAGATACTTTAATATCGGCATATCAGAGCAAGACATGGTAAATTTTGCTGCTGGCCTAGCTGCTGTTGGAAAAAAACCTGCTATAGTTAATTTTGGGATGTTCTTAATGAGAGCTTGGGAGCAAATAAGGAATAGTATAGCTAGAATGAATCTGGATGTTAAGATGTTTGTAACGCACACCGGATATAGTGACCATGGTGATGGATCTAGTCATCAAGTTCTTGAAGATATAGCGTTAATGCGTGTTTTACCAAACATGAAAGTAATAGTACCAGCGGATCCTAAGGATATTGAAAGAAGCTTACCAGTAATAATAGATGAGGAAAGAGGCCCATTGTACTATAGGATAGGTAGGGAGTATTCACCACCAATTACAGTAGGTCAAGAATATGAATTCAAAATTGGCAAAGCTTACGTAATTAAGGATGGAAGCGACTTAGCCATAATAGGGGCAGGTGTCGTTTTGTGGGACGCCTTAAAGGCAGCTGAGGAATTAGAGAAATTAGGAATTAGTGTAGCGGTTATAAATTTATTCTCAATAAAGCCGATAGATGAAAGTACTATAGAATATTATGCTAGAAAGACTGGTAAGATAATTACGATTGAAGAGCATAGTATATATGGAGGTATTGGTTCTGCCGTTGCAGAGGTTACAGCTAGGCGTTATCCAGTACACATAAGATTTGTAGGTGCCACGACTTTTGGAAGGTCTGCTAGAAGTCAAAGGGATCTACTAGATTACTATAATATAAACTATAAAACTATTATAAGGGAGGCAATTGAGTTATTGAAGTAG
- a CDS encoding chorismate mutase, producing MTEEIARLREEIDKVDEQLVKLLSYRLELSRKIGKAKLNSNVSVTDENRETKVRERWISNAKKYNIPNSLVESILPLIFSYSKLVQINPGEKEKVVIYGYGGMARSIVSILSLAGHEVSITGRDLSKAEILANQFKCVSMAPLRAVDWGDIIIFAIPPNVILSNSNELFSDKLKGKVVMDISSSKFEIFKFLEELSRKLEFKYISTHPLFGPIEYPVGERIVIIPSQTSSNNDIIRIENFWRKSGLVPIITDVETHEKAMAIVQVLAHYYLLGLSNAIETLSLELGVEYSNFHTTNFRELNKILKKVKDLKNVIIEIQKQNPYSYKVRNIGLEELKKIKEELEGGK from the coding sequence ATGACTGAGGAAATAGCACGACTAAGGGAAGAAATAGATAAGGTAGATGAGCAGTTAGTAAAATTGCTCTCGTATAGATTAGAATTATCTAGAAAAATAGGGAAAGCTAAGTTAAATTCCAACGTAAGTGTTACCGACGAGAATAGGGAAACGAAAGTTAGAGAAAGATGGATATCTAACGCAAAAAAGTATAACATTCCGAATAGTTTAGTCGAATCAATATTACCTTTAATTTTTTCCTATTCTAAATTAGTTCAGATAAATCCTGGAGAGAAAGAGAAGGTAGTAATATATGGATACGGTGGAATGGCTAGATCGATTGTTTCTATTCTTTCATTAGCTGGTCATGAGGTATCGATTACTGGAAGAGATTTAAGTAAAGCGGAGATTTTGGCTAATCAGTTTAAATGCGTAAGTATGGCTCCATTAAGAGCAGTAGATTGGGGAGATATAATTATATTTGCAATACCTCCTAATGTTATATTAAGTAATTCTAATGAGCTATTTTCAGATAAGCTTAAAGGCAAAGTTGTGATGGATATTAGTTCTTCTAAATTTGAGATTTTTAAATTTCTAGAAGAATTATCTAGAAAATTGGAATTCAAGTACATTTCTACTCATCCACTTTTCGGCCCAATTGAATATCCCGTAGGTGAGAGAATAGTAATTATACCTTCCCAAACTAGTTCTAATAATGATATTATAAGGATTGAGAATTTTTGGAGAAAAAGTGGTTTAGTACCTATTATAACAGATGTTGAAACTCATGAAAAGGCCATGGCAATTGTTCAAGTTCTAGCACATTATTATCTTTTAGGTTTATCCAATGCAATTGAAACTTTATCATTAGAGTTAGGTGTAGAGTACAGTAATTTTCATACTACAAACTTTAGAGAATTAAATAAGATTTTAAAGAAGGTCAAAGATCTGAAAAATGTAATTATTGAAATACAAAAGCAAAATCCTTATTCTTATAAAGTTAGAAATATAGGTTTAGAGGAGCTTAAAAAGATTAAAGAAGAATTAGAGGGAGGTAAATAG